GACGCGGACCCGTTCGTTCGACCGGTCCGATCCGTTCGTCCGCTCGCCTGCGCGCTCCCGGGCGACGGTCCGCTCTACGGCCGTCGGCAGCGAGAGCTGCCCGTCTGCCTCCCACAGGACGGAGAGCAGGCGAACCCGACGAGGCGAATCGAGCGCCGAGAACACGTCGGTGACCTCCCGCTCCACCGAGTGGCCCTTGTTCACAGCGGCGATGGCATCGACAGCGTGGGTGTTCTTCGGATCTGACACGGTTCAGCGTACGGGGCGAAACTGATTGAGGGCCCTGCCTGACTGGTCTTGTACACAGGTAGTTACCAGTCACTTCAGCGGCAGACGCTCGCACGAATTTACCAAGGTACTTGAGCCGAGCGCCATTCTACTACCGTATACGTGGTTTCTCTCCCATCTGACGCACAGCGAAGCACTCGCGCGAACGAACGCACCGACTCCATCGAGGTGGACCAGTGAACCCGAATCGCGTCGACTCGATCGTCGACCTCACGTACGGTCTGTTGATCGCCATCTCGGTGGGCCTGATCGTGGTCGCCGGGAACAACGTCGGGCTGGCGTTCGGGTTCGGCGTCCTGATCTCCTACATCATCCACGTCGGCTGGAAGATGGCTCGGTTCGACCCCGACTGGATGACCACGGCCGTCAAGGAGACCGTCGAGGAAACCGTCGACGAGACGGTCGAGAAGACGGTCGGTGAAACCGTCGAGAAGACCGTGGACGAAACCGTCGAGGCGAAGGTCGGCGAAACGGTCGAGAAGACGGTCGGTGAAACCGTCGAGAAGACCGTCGACGAGACCGTCGAGGCGAAGGTCGGCGAAACGGTCGAGAAGACGGTCGGGGAGACGGTCGAGAAGACCGTCGACGAGAAGGTCAGCGAGACGGTCGAAGAGACGATGGAGGAGGCCGTCGGCGAGTCCGTGGAGGAGAAAGTCGGTGAGACGGTCGAGGAGACGGTCGAAGAGACCGTCGGCGAAACCGTCGAGGAAACGGTCGAGGAGACCGTCGAAGAGACGGTCGGTGAAACGGTCGAGGAGAAGGTGGGCGAGACGGTCGAGGAAAAGGTGGGCGAAACGGTCGAGGAATCGGTGGAGGAGGCGGTCGACGAGACGGTCGAAGAGAAAGTCGGCGAAACCGTCGAGGAGACGGTCGAAGAGACGGTGGAGGAGACCGTCGAAGAGACGCTGGAGGAACAGCTCGAGGACCAGGACGTGGAACCGGACGGAGAAGCGAACGGCGACGACGATGCGGACGCGGAGGAGGCCGAACGCACCGGGGACGATTCGAAGGGGGACGAGTGATGGCCGAGGTACTCCTCGTCGTCGGCGTCGTGGTAGCGATGTTCGTGGCGTACAACATCGGCGGCTCGACGACCGGGCCGGCGTTCGGGCCGGCCGTGGGCGCGAAAGCCATCTCGAAACCGGTCGCCGCGGGGCTGATGGGTCTCTTTTTCTTCGTCGGCGCCTGGACCATCGGCCGCAACGTCGTGACGAAACTCGGCACCGAACTGGTCGTCGATCCCGGGGTGTTCACCCTCGAATCGTCCATCGCGGTGCTCTTTTTCATCGGCATCGCGCTGCTGGTGGGCAACATCTTCGGCGTCCCGGCGTCGACGTCGATGACAGCCGTGGGCGCGATCGCCGGGCTCGGACTCGCGGGCAACGTGCTCGATCTGGCCGTCATGGGCGAGATCGTCATCTGGTGGGTCGTCTCGCCGATCGTCGGCTTCTGGGTGTCGCTGATCATCGGCCGGTACTTCTACGCGCGATTCAACCGGATGGTGGCGATGGAACGCAGCACGGGCCCGCTACTGGACGTCGACCGCTCGGGCCCGATCCCGATCCCGCGCGTCCACGAGACGACCAACCGCCGGGAACTCGTCGGGACGATCACCGTCGTCGCGATCGGCTGTCTGATGGCGTTCAGCTCCGGGACCTCGAATATCGCGAACGCCGTCGCGCCGCTTGTCGGCAGCGGCGAACTGGCGATGGACCCGGCGATCATCCTCGGCGGGATCGCCGTCACGATCGGGGCGTTCACGATCGCGCGCCGGACCCTGGACACGATGGGCAGCGACATCACGGAACTGCCGCTGACGGCGGCGATCGTCGTCGCATCGGTCAGTTCCGCGCTCGTCGTCTTCCTCTCGATGCTCGGGATCCCCGCGAGCTTCGTCATCATCGCGACCATGTCGATCGTCGGGCTCGGCTGGGGGCGTGCGACACGTCCCGTGACCGTCCCAGAGGCGGTTCGCAAAGAGAAGGCCCCGCCCGTCACGATCGACGCGCTGGCCGCGGACGAACCCGGCGAGGAACTGCCCCCGATCGGCGAGGAGGACCCGGACAAGATCCCGCAGGCCTCGGACCTGTTCAACCCCGCGACGACCGCGCGAGTCGTCCTGATGCAGAACGTCGTGCCGGCCATCGCGACGCTGGGCGCCTATCTCACTTTCCGGTTCGTCCCGATCTTCGGGATCTGAGCTGCATTCGGATCGGGGAGAAATCGAGCGGTGAAACCGGACGGGTCGACTCGTTCTACCGGAACCGACCGAACAGCCGGTAGTCCTCGTCGGGCGTGTACTCGCGGAACGCGAGGCTGTTGGCCAGTACGGAGACGCTCGAGAACGCCATCGCCCCGGCAGCGAGGACGGGCTGGAGCAGGCCCAGTGAGGCCAGCGGGATCATCGCCGTGTTGTACCCCAGCGCCCAGAACAGGTTCTGTTTGATCTTCGACAGCGTGCCCTCGGAGACGCGGATGGCCTTGAGCACGTCCGCCGGATCGGAGCGCATCAGGGTCACGTCGGCGGCCTCGATGGCCACGTCAGTGCCGCTCCCGATGGCGCAACCGACGAACGCCGCGGCCAGGGCCGGCGCGTCGTTGACGCCGTCGCCGACCATCATCGCCCGGTCGCCGTCGGCCTGGATCGCATCGATTGCGTCGGCCTTGTCCTCGGGCAGGACGCCCGCGCGGACGTTGGCCGGGTCGATGCCGACCGTCTCGGCCACGGCCTCGGCGGTCCGCTGGTTGTCGCCGGTGATCATGTGGACGGTCAGCCCGCGCTCTCGCAGGGCCGAGACGGCTGCCTTCGCCGATTCCTTGACGGTGTCGGCCGTCGCGACGACGCCGACGAGCTCGCCGTCGACGGCAACCAGCATCGCCGTCTTGCCCTCCGTCTCGAGCCGTTCCATGGCGTCGGTCGCCGCCGAGGGGTCGACGCCCTCGTTCTCCAGCAGGCGGCGGTTCCCCACGAGCACCTCGCCGTACTCCGTCCCCGCCCGGACGCCCTGTCCGGGGACGTTCTCGAACTCCTCGGGGTCGGCGGGGTCGAGGTCGCGCTCGCGGGCGCCGTCGACGATGGCTTCGGCCAGCGGGTGTTCGCTCGCGCGCTCGGCGCTCGCTGCGGCGGAGAGGACGAACGACTCGTCGACCTCGGGCCGGAGTTCGCCACCATCCGCCGCCGTGCCGCCGTCGGGTGCCGCCGATCCGACGACTTCGACGTCGGTCAACTGCATCTCGCCTTCGGTGAGCGTCCCGGTCTTGTCGAAGACGACGGTCTCGACGTCGCGGACGCGCTCCAGCACGTCGCCGCCCTTGAAGAGGACGCCGTTGCGCGCGCCGATGGAGGTCCCGACCATCGTCGCCGCGGGCGTGGCCAGCCCCAGTGCGCAGGGGCAGGCGATCAGGACGGCGCTGGCGAAGACGATCACCGCGAACTCGAAGACCGAGATCGCACCGCCGGCCGCCACGGGCCCGCCGGCGACCAGCCCCCACAGCGGGAGGGCATCGACGATCCCTGCCAGCACCTCGGGGAACGCGTACCAGACGCCCGCCCAGAACAGCGCGTTCAGGATGACCGCGGGGACGAAGTACGCGCTGATGCGGTCGGCGACGTTCTGGATGTCGGGCTGGCGGCTCTGGGCGTCTTTCACCATCGAGACGATCTGCTGGATCGCCGTCTCCGAGCCGACCTTCGTGGCCTCGACCACGAGCACGCCGTTCTGGTTGACCGTCGACCCGACCACGTCGTCGCCCTCGCTTTTCTCGACGGGCACGGATTCGCCGGTCACCATCGACTCGTCGACCGCGCTGGAGCCGTCGACGACCGCCCCGTCAGTCGGGATCTTCTCGCCCGGTCGGACCTTCATCCGGTCGCCGACCTCGATCTCCTCGACGGGCACCTCGCGCTCGTTGCCCGCCTCGTCGACCAGCGTCGCGGTGTCGGCCTGGAGTTCGAGCAACTGGCGGATGGCCTCGCCGGCCTGCCCCTTCGAGCGGGCCTCCAGGTAGTTACCCAGGGTGATGAAGGTCAGGATCAGCGCCGCGGTGTCGAAGTACAGCCCTTCGGAGGCGACCAGACTGAGCAGGACCGTGAGCGAGTAGACGTACGCCGTCGACGACCCGAGCGCGATCAGCACGTCCATGTTGGCCGACCGGTTCTTCACCAGCGCCGTGTAGCTGTTCTCGTAGAACTCTCGCCCGAGGACGACCTGCACCGGCGTCGCGAGCAGGAAGGCGATCCAGCCCGTGCCGATCCCCAGCACCGACTCCGGCATCGATTCGGGGGCCAGCAACTCGACGGCCATCATCGCGATCAGCGGCAGCGACAGCGCCGCGCCGAACAGGACGAGCCGCTTCTGCCGGTCGATTTCGGCCTCCCGGGCGAGGTCCTGCCGGTCCCGGTCGGACTGGCCTGCACTGTCTCCACCCTCCTCGCCGCCCTCGTCGGGCCGGACCGGCGTGTAGCCCGCCTCCTCGATGGCGTCGTACAGCGTCGCGCGATCGGTGTCGGCGGGGTTGTACGTCACGCTCGCCTCGTCGGTCGCGTAGTTGACGTCGGCCTCGATCACTCCCGGACGGCTCTCCAGCGCCGTCTCGTTGGTCTCCGCGCAGTTCGCACACGACATGTCCGTGATCGGGATGGTGATCGACTCGCGGACCACCCCGTAGCCGGCGTCTTCGACGGCCCCGTAGATCTCGGCGAGCGAGGTCGTCTCGGGATCGTAGGTCACCGACCCCTCGTCGGTGGCGAAGTTCGCGTCGATCTCCCGGACGCCGTCGAGGGCCGCCAGCGAGTCCTCGATCGTCCCCGCGCAGTTGGCGCAGCTCATCCCCGTCAGCTCCAGCCGCGTGCGACGCTCGGTCATAGTAGAGTAGTATAGGGCCCACACGTTCAAGCGGTTTGCCCTTGTTTCACCGAACTCCGCAGGCCGCAGAACTTCGGATTCGAAAGCAGAACTCGACAGATACTCAGATTCGATACCGGTGCCGCCCGCCGTCCGCGTTCAGTCGGTCGCGCCCTCCCGCAGTTGCTCGTAGTGCTCGACGAACCGCGACTCGCAGGAGCCACAGCAGAAGTGATAGCGGGTGCCGTCGAGGACTTCGCTCTCGCCTTCGCTGTCGACCGTGTTGCCACACTCGGCGCACTCGGGGGCGAACTCTGCGTCGGTCAGTGACGGCGTGCGGGCCGTGCTCTCGAGCAGATCTACATCGTACCCGTCGACGGCTCCAGCCGCGACGGTGTCGGCGAGCAGGCCGCTCACGTCACCGTCAGGGACCGTGGCGGTGGCGACGACGCGTTCGTCCGCGGTCGCGTAGACGTTCTCGACTGGGTCCGCGTCCGCCAGCGCGTCGGCCACGTCGCTCCCGCGGCCGGGCGTGGCCCGTACGTCGACGAGGACCGGCACGCCCTCGCGGAGGACCGAGCGGTCCACGTCGACGGTGAACCGCCGGACGACGCCGATCTCTTCGAGTCGCTCGATCCGATCGGAGACCGCCGGCGGCGAGAGGTCGACCGCGTCGGCGATGTCGCTGTACGGCCGTCGGCCGTCGTCGAGCAGGAGATCGAGGATCTCCCGGTCGGTGTCGTCGAGTCCGCGCATACCCCTCCTCCGGACGGGCGGTGGAAGTCGGTTTCGCTGGCCCGAGTCAGCGCCCGAGCGTGTAGAACTCCTCGTTGGGTCGCATGTCGGCCAGGTGGGCCATCCGGTTCGAGAGGTTGTAGAAGGAGACGACGTTCCCGATGTCCCAGATCGCCTCCTGACTGAACCCGTGGTCGCGGAGTCGCTCCAGGTCCTCGTCTTCGATTTTCGCGGGCTCGTCGGTGAGTTTGACGGCGAAGTCGAGCATCGCGCGGTGGGCGTCGTTGACGTCCGCGGTGCGGTGGTTCGACGCCAGCTGTTCGGCCAGCATCGGTGCGTCGGCGTAGATCCGACAGAGCGCGCCGTGGGCGACGATGCAGTACAGACAGTCGTTGACGCCGGAGACGGTGACGATCAGCATCTCGATCTCCTCGCGCTCCAGGGCCGTCTCCTCGAGCAGGGCGTCGTGGTAGTCGACGAACGCCTTCGCCTGCTGGGGCCGGTACCCGAGCGCCAGGAAGACGTTCGGCGTGAAGCCGGCGCGCTCGGTCTCTTCCTCGATACGCTCGCGGAGGTCCTCGGGCAGGTCCTCGACGGCCGGGACCTCGAATCGCGTCATCGCCTCGATGTCTTCTGCCATCCCTCCGTCACTGGCGGGCCACCGGCTTCAGTCTTCGGCGCGGCCGATGCGGCGTCGATCCGGGATCGGGCGGGGCCTCGACACTTCCGTCGTCGGGCGAACGTTCATATCCGGTGGCGCACAATCCCGGCCCGTGTACAAGGCAGGCCACGTCGGCGTCTCCCTGCTGGTCTTCCTTCCCGTGGGGGTCGGGCTCGTCCTCGCCGGGCGACCGGAACTGGCCCTCCTCGGCGAAGCCGTGATGCTCGCGCTCGCCTCGCTGCCCGACGTGGACCACGAGTTGCCGCTGATCTCCCACCGAGGGGTGATCCACACCGTCTGGTTCGCCCTCCTCGTCGGCGTCGCGCTGGGCGCAGTCGGCTGGGTGCTCGGCGGGCGGCCGGCGACGCCGACCGACGCGGAACTCGCCGTCGCCGGCTTCGGGTTCGGGACGCTCGGTATCGTCGCGCACCTGCTCGGCGACGTGCTCACGCCGATGGGGATCACGCCGTTCTGGCCGCTCTCGCGGCGGACCATCTCCCTCCGCGTCGTCCGGGCGCGGAATCCGCTGGCGAACTACGGGCTGCTGGCCGCCGGCGTCTTCGCCACCGTGGGGGCGATCATGCTCGTGGCTGGCTGATCGAACGGGACGGGTCTGAATCCCCCAGCGCCGCTCAGACCAGGTCCTGCGCTTCGAGTTCGTCCACGATGTCGTCGACGAACCCCTCGGCGCTGTCGTACGGGAAGTCACCACCCGAGAGCTTCGTGTTCAGTTCCATGGCCGTCATCGAGAAGTTCCCGGACTCGAACGTCGTCGACGGACCGTCGGGCAGGGCGGGAACGAGGTCCATCGGACTCGAGATCGGATATTCGGCCCCCCCGAACGCGTCGATCATCTGCTGACGCAGTTCGTCTGTATCTGCCATGAGTCACTCGAACGGTTTTCGAAGCAAGTGTAAAAACATTCGTGTGTACGGAACAACACGTCTCGAATGGCTCTCCGCTCGTGGACCCGGCACGCGATTCGTGCGGGCGCGAGAGTAACACGCCACAACCTTTGATCCCGGC
Above is a genomic segment from Halorientalis sp. LT38 containing:
- a CDS encoding metal-dependent hydrolase produces the protein MYKAGHVGVSLLVFLPVGVGLVLAGRPELALLGEAVMLALASLPDVDHELPLISHRGVIHTVWFALLVGVALGAVGWVLGGRPATPTDAELAVAGFGFGTLGIVAHLLGDVLTPMGITPFWPLSRRTISLRVVRARNPLANYGLLAAGVFATVGAIMLVAG
- a CDS encoding winged helix-turn-helix transcriptional regulator, translating into MRGLDDTDREILDLLLDDGRRPYSDIADAVDLSPPAVSDRIERLEEIGVVRRFTVDVDRSVLREGVPVLVDVRATPGRGSDVADALADADPVENVYATADERVVATATVPDGDVSGLLADTVAAGAVDGYDVDLLESTARTPSLTDAEFAPECAECGNTVDSEGESEVLDGTRYHFCCGSCESRFVEHYEQLREGATD
- a CDS encoding MTH865 family protein, with translation MADTDELRQQMIDAFGGAEYPISSPMDLVPALPDGPSTTFESGNFSMTAMELNTKLSGGDFPYDSAEGFVDDIVDELEAQDLV
- a CDS encoding inorganic phosphate transporter, with amino-acid sequence MAEVLLVVGVVVAMFVAYNIGGSTTGPAFGPAVGAKAISKPVAAGLMGLFFFVGAWTIGRNVVTKLGTELVVDPGVFTLESSIAVLFFIGIALLVGNIFGVPASTSMTAVGAIAGLGLAGNVLDLAVMGEIVIWWVVSPIVGFWVSLIIGRYFYARFNRMVAMERSTGPLLDVDRSGPIPIPRVHETTNRRELVGTITVVAIGCLMAFSSGTSNIANAVAPLVGSGELAMDPAIILGGIAVTIGAFTIARRTLDTMGSDITELPLTAAIVVASVSSALVVFLSMLGIPASFVIIATMSIVGLGWGRATRPVTVPEAVRKEKAPPVTIDALAADEPGEELPPIGEEDPDKIPQASDLFNPATTARVVLMQNVVPAIATLGAYLTFRFVPIFGI
- a CDS encoding DUF7344 domain-containing protein, with translation MSDPKNTHAVDAIAAVNKGHSVEREVTDVFSALDSPRRVRLLSVLWEADGQLSLPTAVERTVARERAGERTNGSDRSNERVRVSFRHVHLQKLSAAGLIAVDDAEERIRLTVESEHLRAVLDSAARLTQSV
- a CDS encoding heavy metal translocating P-type ATPase produces the protein MTERRTRLELTGMSCANCAGTIEDSLAALDGVREIDANFATDEGSVTYDPETTSLAEIYGAVEDAGYGVVRESITIPITDMSCANCAETNETALESRPGVIEADVNYATDEASVTYNPADTDRATLYDAIEEAGYTPVRPDEGGEEGGDSAGQSDRDRQDLAREAEIDRQKRLVLFGAALSLPLIAMMAVELLAPESMPESVLGIGTGWIAFLLATPVQVVLGREFYENSYTALVKNRSANMDVLIALGSSTAYVYSLTVLLSLVASEGLYFDTAALILTFITLGNYLEARSKGQAGEAIRQLLELQADTATLVDEAGNEREVPVEEIEVGDRMKVRPGEKIPTDGAVVDGSSAVDESMVTGESVPVEKSEGDDVVGSTVNQNGVLVVEATKVGSETAIQQIVSMVKDAQSRQPDIQNVADRISAYFVPAVILNALFWAGVWYAFPEVLAGIVDALPLWGLVAGGPVAAGGAISVFEFAVIVFASAVLIACPCALGLATPAATMVGTSIGARNGVLFKGGDVLERVRDVETVVFDKTGTLTEGEMQLTDVEVVGSAAPDGGTAADGGELRPEVDESFVLSAAASAERASEHPLAEAIVDGARERDLDPADPEEFENVPGQGVRAGTEYGEVLVGNRRLLENEGVDPSAATDAMERLETEGKTAMLVAVDGELVGVVATADTVKESAKAAVSALRERGLTVHMITGDNQRTAEAVAETVGIDPANVRAGVLPEDKADAIDAIQADGDRAMMVGDGVNDAPALAAAFVGCAIGSGTDVAIEAADVTLMRSDPADVLKAIRVSEGTLSKIKQNLFWALGYNTAMIPLASLGLLQPVLAAGAMAFSSVSVLANSLAFREYTPDEDYRLFGRFR
- a CDS encoding peroxidase-related enzyme (This protein belongs to a clade of uncharacterized proteins related to peroxidases such as the alkylhydroperoxidase AhpD.); the encoded protein is MAEDIEAMTRFEVPAVEDLPEDLRERIEEETERAGFTPNVFLALGYRPQQAKAFVDYHDALLEETALEREEIEMLIVTVSGVNDCLYCIVAHGALCRIYADAPMLAEQLASNHRTADVNDAHRAMLDFAVKLTDEPAKIEDEDLERLRDHGFSQEAIWDIGNVVSFYNLSNRMAHLADMRPNEEFYTLGR